One part of the Anaerolineae bacterium genome encodes these proteins:
- a CDS encoding DUF423 domain-containing protein translates to MRNAAAVERIFTVIAGVLGVLAVALGAFGSHGLAAHFAARPDLQGPYETANRYHMAHALALLAVAWAATRWSSPLLPWAGWLFVAGVILFSGSLYVLSLTGLRWLGAVAPLGGMAFVAGWALLALAAWRG, encoded by the coding sequence CAGCAGTGGAACGAATATTCACCGTAATCGCGGGGGTGCTGGGCGTCCTGGCGGTGGCGCTGGGAGCCTTCGGATCGCACGGGTTGGCGGCGCACTTCGCCGCCCGGCCTGACCTGCAGGGACCTTACGAGACGGCCAACCGCTACCACATGGCGCATGCCCTGGCGCTGCTGGCGGTGGCCTGGGCGGCTACCCGCTGGAGCAGCCCGCTACTGCCCTGGGCAGGCTGGCTGTTCGTGGCCGGGGTGATCCTCTTCTCCGGCAGCCTGTACGTCCTGAGCCTGACCGGGTTGCGCTGGCTGGGTGCGGTGGCGCCGCTGGGCGGGATGGCGTTCGTGGCTGGTTGGGCGCTGCTGGCGCTGGCCGCCTGGCGGGGCTAA